Proteins from a genomic interval of Pseudomonas silesiensis:
- a CDS encoding UvrD-helicase domain-containing protein, producing the protein MPQHTPDLPPELRPLAEMPLLKRLAARFFGHGLTRLRAQHRASWLHGQADGFRSGHSAGVDYGYKEGKLEGLEEGRQVLLIRDSRSTEHRPPAVDDHLFDDWRLPLSAELKKRMKADVARLLPPYAQPSTAQWKMIFSDTPSTSVIAGAGAGKSTTLVLRILLLNHYLGFELSSMTVVTFTRESRKDFINKLVELFALWGRALSLKEARDLVRTFHSRILPMVRSLAGFERLQAFENLSHRVQAGDEEVDSNPFDLRINDAQRQQLNACYHSLHTRDERFRELIKPLSRHALQLKELERDHPDVQKRMAVTELAAKRDEELCDVIEDLWFRAGAWPIQGIEPNRQTFDINGATFHCHGYIPSLDAWVVLGFDSRENPQVSRPNAKLSVRAEWAVKRTLFQAFCRKPLIWLDSYESSRRVLASLAGDASAGPGFDYKVKGELASAPLLDCFVAAAGFIENLGLDVPGAVGQMSFAKDDPDRFFFEALSLYWRALEDHLLDQKPPVMTYNRMFALFSEHSPENLKLLSDELLRPMSHLMIDEFQDVSPQIVSWIRASLAEIRSRGPAMHVGRGAQRSSLLCVGDDWQSIYGWRGSSPTYFMEFSKEFPSPGTTRVMLSDNYRSHQHIIDAAEHIVRAAPAIAGKKAKASGEPKALLPVNVLDRDDQGMAARLMEHYGKGDSILMLYRKSSDKALIEQHIQSVVNVDSSLPYEARRLKQLTYHSAKGLQADAVFLLGDCQHLTSSPYKNQVYRMAGLGKAGDSEAYDNAQKDEILRLAYVGITRAVSHCYWYVDGQDTQAANLPKASDRIGKGKAFFVDHRQGKTSA; encoded by the coding sequence GTGCCGCAACACACCCCCGATCTTCCTCCTGAACTTCGTCCGCTGGCCGAGATGCCATTGCTCAAGCGTCTGGCCGCCCGGTTTTTTGGCCATGGCCTGACGCGTCTGCGCGCTCAACATCGCGCGTCCTGGCTGCATGGCCAGGCGGACGGCTTTCGCAGCGGGCATAGCGCCGGCGTCGATTACGGTTATAAGGAAGGCAAGCTTGAAGGGCTCGAGGAGGGCCGGCAGGTATTGCTGATCCGCGATTCACGTTCCACCGAGCACCGTCCACCCGCTGTCGATGACCATCTCTTCGACGATTGGCGCCTGCCGCTGAGTGCCGAGCTGAAGAAGCGCATGAAGGCTGACGTCGCCCGGCTGTTGCCGCCTTACGCCCAGCCCAGCACCGCGCAGTGGAAGATGATTTTCAGCGACACCCCCTCGACCTCGGTGATTGCCGGGGCGGGCGCGGGCAAGTCGACAACCCTGGTGCTGCGGATTTTGCTGTTGAACCACTATCTGGGCTTCGAGTTGAGTTCGATGACGGTGGTGACCTTTACCCGGGAATCGCGCAAGGACTTCATCAACAAACTGGTGGAACTGTTTGCGCTCTGGGGGCGGGCGCTGAGTCTCAAGGAGGCGCGGGACCTGGTGCGCACTTTCCACTCGCGCATCCTGCCGATGGTCCGCAGCCTGGCGGGCTTCGAGCGGCTGCAAGCCTTTGAAAACCTCAGCCACCGTGTACAAGCAGGCGATGAGGAAGTCGACAGCAATCCGTTCGACCTGCGCATCAACGACGCCCAGCGCCAGCAGCTCAACGCCTGCTATCACAGCCTGCACACCCGGGATGAGCGTTTTCGTGAACTGATCAAGCCTTTGTCGCGTCACGCCTTGCAACTCAAGGAGCTGGAGCGTGATCACCCGGACGTGCAAAAACGCATGGCCGTGACCGAGCTGGCGGCCAAACGTGATGAAGAGCTGTGCGATGTCATTGAAGACCTGTGGTTTCGCGCCGGTGCCTGGCCGATTCAGGGCATCGAGCCCAATCGCCAGACGTTCGATATCAATGGCGCCACCTTCCATTGTCACGGCTATATTCCGAGCCTGGACGCCTGGGTGGTGCTGGGATTCGACTCACGGGAAAACCCCCAGGTCAGCCGGCCGAACGCCAAGCTTTCCGTACGCGCGGAGTGGGCGGTAAAGCGCACCCTGTTTCAAGCTTTCTGTCGCAAGCCATTGATATGGCTGGACAGTTATGAGTCATCAAGACGTGTGTTGGCCTCGCTTGCAGGGGATGCCAGCGCAGGGCCCGGCTTCGATTACAAGGTCAAGGGCGAGCTTGCTTCGGCGCCGTTGCTGGACTGTTTCGTGGCGGCAGCGGGGTTTATCGAGAATCTCGGCCTGGATGTTCCCGGCGCCGTGGGGCAGATGAGTTTTGCCAAGGACGACCCGGACCGGTTTTTCTTCGAGGCCTTGAGCCTGTACTGGCGAGCGCTGGAAGATCATCTGCTCGACCAGAAACCACCGGTGATGACTTACAACCGGATGTTCGCCTTGTTCAGCGAGCATTCGCCGGAAAACCTGAAACTGTTGAGCGATGAGCTGTTGCGGCCGATGTCGCACCTGATGATCGATGAGTTCCAGGACGTTTCGCCGCAGATCGTCTCCTGGATTCGCGCCAGCCTGGCCGAGATCCGCAGTCGCGGGCCAGCCATGCATGTGGGACGTGGTGCGCAACGTTCGTCGTTGCTCTGTGTCGGCGATGACTGGCAGTCCATCTATGGCTGGCGCGGCAGTTCGCCGACCTATTTCATGGAGTTCAGCAAGGAATTTCCGTCACCGGGCACGACCAGGGTCATGCTCAGCGACAACTACCGCAGTCACCAGCACATCATCGATGCCGCCGAACATATAGTGCGCGCCGCTCCGGCGATCGCGGGCAAGAAGGCCAAGGCCAGCGGCGAGCCGAAGGCGTTGCTGCCGGTCAATGTGCTGGATAGGGACGATCAGGGGATGGCCGCGCGCTTGATGGAACACTATGGAAAGGGCGATTCAATCTTGATGCTATATCGAAAAAGTAGTGATAAAGCATTGATAGAGCAGCATATTCAGTCTGTAGTTAATGTGGATTCTAGCTTGCCGTATGAGGCGCGGCGGCTGAAACAATTGACCTACCACAGTGCCAAGGGGCTGCAGGCGGACGCGGTGTTTCTGCTGGGGGATTGTCAGCACCTGACCAGTTCACCCTACAAGAACCAGGTCTACCGCATGGCGGGTCTGGGGAAGGCGGGCGACAGCGAAGCGTATGACAACGCGCAGAAAGACGAGATCCTGCGGCTGGCTTATGTCGGCATCACTCGGGCGGTGAGTCATTGCTACTGGTATGTCGACGGTCAGGACACCCAGGCGGCCAACCTGCCCAAGGCCTCCGACCGGATAGGTAAGGGCAAGGCGTTCTTCGTCGATCATCGGCAGGGCAAGACATCGGCGTGA
- a CDS encoding DUF1652 domain-containing protein, with amino-acid sequence MNKGFYNKVTFPNACQLMRWHFHPMGFEASMDAPGSMIARLFDRASGETMIAIAGIPCATVMNAADVERIIEAVEDELEAFIPPMALRSYA; translated from the coding sequence ATGAACAAAGGGTTTTATAACAAAGTCACCTTTCCAAATGCCTGCCAGCTGATGCGCTGGCATTTTCATCCCATGGGTTTCGAGGCGAGCATGGATGCGCCGGGCAGTATGATTGCCCGTCTGTTTGACCGTGCGAGTGGTGAGACCATGATCGCCATCGCCGGTATTCCCTGCGCGACGGTCATGAATGCGGCGGATGTAGAGCGAATTATCGAAGCGGTGGAGGATGAGCTGGAGGCTTTCATTCCACCGATGGCACTCAGGAGTTATGCCTGA
- a CDS encoding helix-turn-helix domain-containing protein, with protein sequence MHADDDGPLQTQATGETVMRYHLRWKHRDLDGVLALFHPDVQYNDFFQNRVMGLDELREYVRSSMPRDPDEALEHSDRIRLDGNTAFIQYRITLRGGEGLVSFRASEAITVRDGLIWQVNEYASLVHEQPASKAAGSQRPAVSRLGLSPRQLSFMAQDLQQYFQKRQPYLDPELDLQRVAGECGYSRNQISYLLNQVLGQSFYRYVNQARLQHLLTALEGATPPLRIDELAFAAGFNSLSAFYKCFRQHTGLSPKAYAKQISLRARAQDIL encoded by the coding sequence ATGCACGCCGATGATGATGGTCCGTTGCAAACCCAGGCTACGGGCGAGACGGTGATGCGTTACCACCTGCGCTGGAAACACCGGGATCTGGACGGTGTCCTGGCGCTGTTTCACCCCGATGTTCAATACAACGATTTTTTCCAGAACCGGGTGATGGGCCTGGACGAATTGCGTGAGTACGTACGCAGCAGCATGCCCCGCGATCCCGATGAAGCCCTGGAGCACTCCGACCGTATTCGCCTGGACGGCAACACCGCGTTCATTCAATACCGCATCACCCTGCGTGGCGGCGAAGGCCTGGTGTCGTTCCGGGCCAGCGAGGCGATTACCGTACGTGACGGGCTGATCTGGCAGGTCAACGAATACGCCTCCCTGGTGCATGAGCAGCCCGCCAGCAAAGCCGCCGGCAGCCAGCGCCCGGCTGTCAGCCGGCTCGGTCTGTCGCCACGGCAGCTGAGTTTCATGGCGCAAGACCTGCAGCAGTACTTCCAGAAACGCCAGCCCTATCTCGATCCCGAACTCGACCTGCAGCGGGTGGCCGGGGAATGCGGATACAGCCGCAACCAGATTTCCTATCTACTGAATCAAGTGCTCGGCCAGAGCTTCTACCGCTACGTCAACCAGGCGCGACTGCAGCATCTGCTCACGGCGCTGGAAGGCGCCACGCCGCCGCTGCGCATCGACGAACTGGCCTTTGCCGCCGGCTTCAATTCACTGTCGGCGTTCTACAAATGCTTCCGCCAGCACACCGGCCTCTCGCCCAAGGCCTATGCCAAACAAATTTCTTTGCGTGCACGCGCGCAAGACATCCTCTAG
- a CDS encoding NAD(P)/FAD-dependent oxidoreductase — translation MSAWRTISLWMDQLDEPLLARPALERDLDVDVAIIGAGYTGLWTAYYLKRQAPELNIAIVEAQTAGFGASGRNGGWLMGNLLGEDRLLADLSSEQRRASFDLLHSIADEVAIVLEREGIDCDYRKGGALYCAARYPEQETSLRHYLDGLYRQGLTENDYRWLSPEQLAQQVRIAKPYGGIYAPHVATLHPARLVRGLARTVERMGVAIYENSPVTHWQSGGLRTAKAGVRCHWIVPAVEGYAVTLPPLGRYQLPVQSLIVATEPLCAATWDEIGLSRGQAFSESSRQVTYGQRTADNRLVFGARGGYQFAGKLRHDFDLTHSEVELRRYLFGELFPQLKSVRITHAWGGNLGMSRRFQPHMLCDRTSGIALSGGYGGEGVGASNLGGRTLADLILQRDSELVHQPWVIPQGGLEALKAWEPEPCRWLGYNAIIRSFVHEDQTLANPATAPWRRKLASGVAGFMEGFMQ, via the coding sequence ATGTCGGCGTGGCGCACTATCAGTTTGTGGATGGATCAACTCGACGAGCCCTTGTTGGCGCGTCCGGCGCTGGAACGGGATCTGGACGTCGACGTGGCGATCATTGGCGCGGGGTACACCGGCCTCTGGACCGCGTATTACCTCAAGCGCCAGGCGCCCGAGCTGAACATTGCCATCGTCGAAGCGCAGACCGCCGGCTTTGGCGCTTCGGGCCGCAATGGCGGCTGGTTGATGGGGAACCTGTTGGGCGAGGATCGCTTGCTGGCCGACCTGTCGTCCGAACAGCGCCGGGCTTCGTTTGATCTGTTGCACAGCATCGCGGACGAAGTGGCGATTGTCCTCGAACGCGAAGGCATCGACTGCGATTACCGTAAAGGCGGAGCCTTGTATTGTGCCGCCCGTTATCCGGAGCAGGAAACCAGCCTGCGCCATTATCTGGACGGACTGTACCGCCAGGGTCTAACCGAAAACGATTATCGCTGGCTCAGCCCCGAGCAGCTGGCGCAACAGGTCCGGATCGCCAAACCTTACGGGGGGATCTACGCACCGCACGTCGCGACTCTTCACCCGGCCAGGCTGGTGCGGGGGCTGGCCCGGACAGTCGAGCGCATGGGCGTGGCAATCTACGAGAACAGCCCGGTCACCCACTGGCAGTCAGGTGGCCTGCGCACGGCGAAAGCCGGGGTTCGCTGCCATTGGATCGTGCCGGCGGTGGAAGGCTACGCGGTCACGCTGCCGCCGTTGGGACGCTATCAGTTGCCGGTGCAAAGCTTGATCGTCGCCACTGAACCGCTGTGCGCGGCGACCTGGGATGAAATCGGCCTGAGTCGCGGCCAGGCCTTCAGCGAAAGCAGCCGTCAGGTCACCTATGGCCAGCGCACGGCAGACAACCGCCTGGTGTTCGGCGCGCGCGGCGGTTATCAGTTCGCCGGCAAACTGCGCCACGACTTTGACCTGACCCACAGCGAGGTCGAGTTACGGCGCTATCTGTTCGGCGAACTCTTCCCTCAACTCAAGAGCGTGCGAATCACCCATGCCTGGGGCGGCAATCTGGGCATGTCCCGGCGCTTTCAGCCGCACATGCTTTGTGACCGCACGAGCGGCATTGCCTTGTCCGGTGGTTACGGCGGGGAGGGGGTGGGTGCCAGCAACCTCGGCGGGCGGACGCTGGCCGACCTGATTCTGCAACGGGACAGCGAGCTGGTACACCAGCCGTGGGTCATCCCCCAGGGCGGTCTCGAGGCGCTCAAGGCCTGGGAGCCGGAACCCTGCCGCTGGCTCGGTTACAACGCGATCATCCGCAGCTTCGTCCACGAAGACCAGACCCTGGCCAACCCGGCCACCGCGCCGTGGCGGCGCAAGCTCGCCAGCGGCGTGGCGGGTTTCATGGAAGGTTTCATGCAGTAA
- a CDS encoding cupin domain-containing protein — translation MGITQFKNTATLKLDESNPVAVPLGTPVAVASTTSVERDDGVETGVWECTPGRWRRQIVAQEFCHFIQGRCTFTPDDGETLFIEAGDALMLPANSLGIWDIQETVRKTYVLIF, via the coding sequence ATGGGCATTACTCAATTCAAGAACACCGCAACCCTGAAGCTGGACGAGTCGAACCCGGTCGCCGTGCCATTGGGCACACCGGTGGCGGTGGCCTCGACCACCAGTGTCGAACGCGACGACGGCGTCGAAACCGGCGTCTGGGAATGCACCCCAGGACGCTGGCGGCGCCAGATCGTCGCCCAGGAGTTCTGTCACTTCATCCAGGGACGCTGCACCTTCACCCCGGATGACGGTGAAACCCTTTTCATAGAAGCCGGCGATGCACTGATGTTGCCTGCCAATAGCCTCGGTATCTGGGACATCCAGGAAACCGTGCGCAAGACCTACGTCCTGATTTTTTGA